One stretch of Thermoanaerobaculia bacterium DNA includes these proteins:
- the lon gene encoding endopeptidase La, with the protein MAETFEVLPLVPLRELVVFPFQMAPFVVGRDSSIRALERALATPEKRIFLSAQKNPKIDEPQAADIHAVGVVAQVLQSQKLPNGHIKVMVEGLRRGVIRSFVSEREAYFVEVGSVPVKTAVSDDLRDYMGKVLTTFEQYARLSHHLAFDGIAATLKIDDPDRFADTLAAHLNVTTPEKQELLELAKPSERLAKLADLLEGEIEKINLERRINNKVKKQMEKAQREYYLNEKIKAIHQELGRSDDRTDENGELKKKIEDAEMPKEVAEKAMAELKRLEAMPGVSAEATVSRNYIDWLISVPWKKYAKESKDIGHAEKVLNDDHYGLEKIKERILEFLAVRQLSKKARGSIICFVGPPGVGKTSLARSIAKSMNRPFVRLSLGGVRDEAEIRGHRRTYIGAFPGQIIQMMKKAGVVNPVFLLDEVDKMSMDFRGDPSSALLEVLDPEQNHAFIDHYLDVEYDLSKVMFIATANVAHPIPAALKDRMELLTLSGYTHQEKTEIARRFLVPKQLEEHGLEPNAVVLPDETILAMISEHTREAGVRNLEREIASICRKVARKVVAGQVTPPVTVGPEDVKDYLGKPKFRSRKKGEVSEVGMATGLAWTEVGGEILTIETSLLKGKGALTLTGSLGDVMQESARAAVSYVRSRAEIYDADPDFHEKKDIHIHVPEGAIPKDGPSAGIALATSLFSAVTRLPVLKDVAMTGEITLRGKVLPVGGIKDKVLAAFRAGIRTIVLPAENEKDLEEIPKEVREAIEVHLVENMDEVIKVALDHAAAPAAKPPEVEAKLPAPPPGLTH; encoded by the coding sequence ATGGCCGAGACCTTCGAAGTGCTCCCGCTGGTCCCCTTGCGGGAGCTGGTCGTTTTCCCGTTCCAGATGGCGCCGTTCGTCGTCGGCCGGGACTCGTCGATCCGCGCGCTCGAGCGCGCGCTCGCGACACCCGAGAAGCGCATTTTCCTTTCCGCCCAGAAGAACCCGAAGATCGACGAGCCTCAGGCCGCGGACATCCACGCGGTCGGCGTCGTCGCCCAGGTGCTCCAGTCGCAGAAGCTCCCCAACGGCCACATCAAGGTGATGGTCGAGGGGCTCCGGCGCGGCGTGATCCGCTCCTTCGTCTCCGAACGGGAGGCGTACTTCGTCGAGGTCGGCTCCGTGCCGGTCAAGACGGCCGTCTCCGACGACCTGCGCGACTACATGGGGAAGGTCCTCACGACGTTCGAGCAGTACGCGCGGCTGTCGCACCATCTCGCGTTCGACGGGATCGCCGCGACGCTCAAGATCGACGACCCGGACCGGTTCGCCGACACGCTCGCCGCGCACCTGAACGTCACGACGCCGGAGAAGCAGGAGCTCCTCGAGCTCGCCAAGCCCTCCGAGCGGCTCGCCAAGCTCGCCGACCTGCTGGAAGGGGAGATCGAAAAAATCAACCTCGAGCGCCGCATCAACAACAAGGTCAAGAAGCAGATGGAGAAGGCGCAGCGCGAGTACTACCTGAACGAGAAGATCAAGGCGATCCACCAGGAGCTCGGCCGGAGCGACGACCGGACCGACGAGAACGGCGAGCTCAAGAAGAAGATCGAAGACGCCGAAATGCCGAAGGAGGTCGCCGAGAAGGCGATGGCGGAGCTGAAGCGTCTCGAGGCGATGCCGGGCGTGTCGGCCGAGGCGACGGTCTCGCGCAACTACATCGACTGGCTGATCTCGGTCCCGTGGAAGAAGTACGCCAAGGAGTCGAAGGACATCGGCCACGCCGAGAAGGTCTTGAACGACGACCATTACGGGCTCGAGAAGATCAAAGAGCGCATCCTCGAGTTCCTCGCGGTGCGCCAGCTCTCGAAGAAGGCGCGCGGCTCGATCATCTGCTTCGTCGGGCCGCCCGGCGTCGGGAAGACGTCGCTCGCCCGCTCGATCGCGAAGTCGATGAACCGGCCGTTCGTGCGCCTGTCGCTCGGCGGCGTGCGCGACGAAGCGGAGATCCGCGGGCACCGCCGGACGTACATCGGCGCGTTTCCCGGCCAGATCATCCAGATGATGAAGAAGGCCGGCGTCGTCAATCCGGTATTTCTCCTCGACGAGGTCGACAAGATGTCGATGGACTTCCGCGGCGACCCGTCGTCGGCGCTGCTGGAGGTCCTCGATCCGGAGCAGAACCACGCGTTCATCGACCACTATCTCGACGTCGAGTACGACCTCTCCAAGGTCATGTTCATCGCGACCGCCAACGTGGCGCATCCGATTCCGGCGGCCCTGAAGGACCGGATGGAGCTCCTGACGCTCTCCGGCTACACGCACCAGGAGAAGACCGAGATCGCCCGCCGGTTCCTCGTGCCGAAGCAGCTCGAGGAGCACGGCCTCGAGCCGAACGCGGTCGTCCTGCCGGACGAGACGATCCTCGCGATGATCTCCGAGCACACCCGCGAGGCGGGCGTGCGCAATCTCGAGCGGGAGATCGCGAGCATCTGCCGCAAAGTCGCGCGGAAGGTCGTCGCCGGCCAGGTGACGCCGCCCGTGACGGTCGGTCCGGAAGACGTGAAGGACTACCTCGGCAAGCCGAAGTTCCGCAGCCGCAAGAAAGGCGAGGTCTCGGAGGTCGGGATGGCGACCGGTCTCGCCTGGACGGAGGTCGGCGGCGAGATCCTGACGATCGAGACGAGCCTGCTGAAGGGAAAGGGCGCGCTCACGCTGACCGGGTCGCTCGGCGACGTCATGCAGGAATCGGCGCGCGCGGCCGTCTCGTACGTCCGGAGCCGGGCGGAGATCTACGACGCGGACCCGGACTTCCACGAAAAGAAGGACATCCACATCCACGTTCCCGAGGGGGCGATCCCGAAGGACGGCCCGTCGGCGGGAATCGCGCTCGCGACGTCGCTCTTCTCCGCGGTCACCCGGCTTCCCGTCCTGAAGGACGTGGCGATGACCGGCGAGATCACCCTCCGCGGGAAAGTCCTGCCCGTCGGCGGCATCAAGGACAAAGTCCTCGCCGCGTTTCGCGCGGGGATCCGCACGATCGTCCTTCCCGCGGAGAACGAGAAGGACCTCGAGGAGATCCCGAAGGAAGTCCGCGAGGCGATCGAGGTGCATCTCGTCGAGAACATGGACGAGGTGATCAAGGTGGCCCTCGACCACGCCGCCGCACCCGCGGCGAAACCCCCGGAGGTGGAAGCAAAGCTCCCCGCGCCGCCTCCCGGCCTGACGCACTGA